In a genomic window of Solidesulfovibrio fructosivorans JJ]:
- the aspA gene encoding aspartate ammonia-lyase, whose protein sequence is MKYRVEQDSLGQRQVPASAYYGIQTLRAMENFQVTGIPISHYPRQIQGLACIKKAAALVNMELGLLDPAMGEAIVKACHEVRAGLLDDQFSVDVIQGGAGTSVNMNMNEVLANRALEILGHSKGEYTFCHPNNHVNLSQSTNDVYPTCLRLSSIWTGQDLIRALYRLRQGFDAKGAEFSDVIKMGRTQLQDAVPMTLGQEFSAYGVTIGEDIQRLEEVLDLLLEINMGGTAIGTGINTKPGYAPMVCEQLAHITGLPLVKSADLVEASSDTGVFVQLSGVLKRIAVKLSKICNDLRLLSSGPFAGLNEINLPPMQPGSSIMPGKVNPVIPEVVNQVCFRVIGNDLTVTMAAEAGQLELNVFEPIIAFNIFQSMDMLTRASVILRERCLLGITANRERCLELVHGSAGIVTILVPYLGYDEAACIAKEAQCSGRAAYDLILEKGIMTSSLLKDILDPAKMTGPRMIPRERKYDRLQG, encoded by the coding sequence GTGAAATACAGAGTCGAACAAGACAGCCTCGGTCAGCGCCAGGTCCCTGCTTCGGCCTATTATGGGATACAGACGCTTAGGGCCATGGAAAATTTTCAGGTCACAGGCATCCCCATATCCCATTATCCCCGACAGATTCAGGGGCTGGCATGCATCAAAAAAGCTGCTGCCCTGGTCAACATGGAACTCGGGTTGCTCGATCCGGCCATGGGCGAGGCCATCGTGAAAGCGTGTCACGAAGTCCGGGCCGGCCTTCTGGATGATCAGTTCTCGGTGGACGTCATCCAGGGGGGCGCAGGGACTTCGGTGAACATGAACATGAATGAAGTCCTCGCCAACCGGGCGCTGGAAATTCTTGGCCATTCCAAGGGGGAGTATACATTCTGCCACCCCAACAACCACGTCAACCTGTCCCAATCCACCAACGACGTATACCCCACGTGCCTTCGCCTGAGTTCGATCTGGACCGGGCAGGATCTCATCCGGGCATTATACCGCCTGCGGCAGGGGTTCGATGCCAAGGGAGCCGAGTTCTCCGACGTGATCAAGATGGGAAGGACCCAGCTCCAGGACGCCGTCCCGATGACCCTGGGGCAGGAATTCTCCGCATACGGGGTCACCATCGGTGAAGACATCCAACGTCTCGAGGAAGTCCTTGATCTTTTGCTGGAGATCAATATGGGCGGCACGGCCATCGGGACAGGCATCAATACCAAGCCTGGTTACGCCCCCATGGTCTGCGAACAACTGGCCCACATTACGGGCCTGCCCCTCGTCAAATCGGCAGACCTGGTTGAGGCGAGCAGTGATACGGGCGTTTTCGTGCAGCTTTCAGGCGTCCTCAAGCGCATCGCCGTCAAGTTGTCCAAGATCTGCAACGACCTTCGCCTGCTCTCCTCCGGTCCTTTTGCCGGGCTCAACGAAATCAACCTCCCCCCCATGCAGCCGGGGTCTTCCATCATGCCCGGAAAGGTCAATCCCGTTATCCCGGAGGTGGTCAACCAAGTCTGTTTTCGGGTCATCGGGAACGATCTGACGGTGACCATGGCTGCCGAGGCCGGACAGCTTGAGCTCAACGTGTTCGAGCCAATCATCGCCTTCAACATATTCCAGTCCATGGACATGCTCACCAGAGCTTCGGTCATTTTGCGGGAACGGTGCCTGCTGGGAATCACCGCCAACCGGGAACGATGTCTGGAGTTGGTCCACGGCTCGGCCGGTATCGTGACCATCCTGGTCCCCTACCTCGGCTATGACGAGGCGGCCTGCATTGCCAAGGAAGCTCAATGCTCAGGGAGAGCGGCATACGACTTGATACTCGAGAAAGGGATCATGACCTCGTCCCTTCTCAAAGACATTCTGGACCCGGCCAAGATGACCGGTCCACGCATGATTCCCAGGGAGAGAAAATACGACAGGCTTCAAGGATAA
- a CDS encoding APC family permease, which produces MKAELRKTLGFFSCFSVAVGLVVASSTLVSLGQGMGLAGGGFIIAMAAAWVLQLFSAQSYAELSCMMPHAGGIRSYTKVSMGSLPAMAAVILAYIIPNLFAAPAELAVAGTVIKETFVPGIPSIVCGGLLLALLTITNVIGVDVFAKLQIAFTLTMMISMALLGIIGLTGIGARPAPDLPNMPFNPMGIGVLGLTALAIWLYIGIEFVTPMAQEARQAEKNIPRAMFYGLLAIFCVNLVYGYASLKYVPAEQLANSNHPHVDMALAMLGKPGMIWIAIVSVFASASTINTVIGVVPRMLYGMAVSRELPAVFRSIHPRFHTPWIGILFMAGCISLFFFGGIYKAPNLIVYILAACCSWLFAYIIAHLDVIILRRRYPHFKRPYKAPFYPIPQIIGALGMGYAIVNIAPVPEMESTIFRLVGIMVAGTFVYVIFWLRFIAKEPMFRPMPMQDAQEEWGLVEKELYPNGIPATFVINPGCIPNCGSDINPVAAVSTDK; this is translated from the coding sequence ATGAAGGCAGAGCTACGAAAAACCCTCGGTTTCTTTTCCTGCTTTTCCGTTGCAGTGGGATTGGTTGTTGCTTCCAGCACTCTGGTCTCTCTTGGCCAGGGAATGGGGTTGGCTGGAGGCGGATTCATCATTGCCATGGCAGCGGCCTGGGTCCTGCAGTTGTTTTCCGCGCAAAGTTACGCGGAACTCTCCTGCATGATGCCCCACGCCGGAGGCATCAGGTCCTACACCAAGGTCTCCATGGGCTCGCTGCCCGCAATGGCCGCAGTGATACTAGCCTATATCATCCCCAACCTCTTTGCCGCGCCGGCGGAACTGGCGGTGGCAGGGACGGTCATCAAAGAAACCTTTGTCCCCGGTATCCCTTCCATCGTCTGTGGAGGGCTGCTTCTGGCTCTGCTGACCATTACTAATGTCATAGGCGTGGATGTCTTCGCCAAGCTTCAGATAGCCTTCACGCTGACCATGATGATCTCCATGGCCCTGCTCGGCATTATCGGCCTGACTGGAATTGGCGCCCGGCCTGCACCGGACCTGCCGAACATGCCGTTCAATCCGATGGGAATAGGCGTACTCGGCCTGACGGCGTTGGCCATCTGGCTGTACATAGGCATCGAGTTCGTCACGCCGATGGCCCAGGAAGCCAGGCAGGCCGAGAAAAACATTCCCCGTGCCATGTTTTACGGACTCTTGGCGATCTTTTGTGTCAATCTTGTGTACGGATATGCTTCGCTTAAGTATGTCCCGGCGGAGCAGTTGGCCAACTCCAATCATCCCCACGTGGACATGGCTCTGGCCATGCTCGGCAAGCCCGGCATGATTTGGATCGCCATCGTCTCTGTCTTCGCCAGCGCCAGCACCATCAACACCGTTATCGGCGTCGTCCCACGCATGCTGTACGGGATGGCCGTCAGCCGCGAGCTGCCTGCAGTCTTTCGATCCATTCACCCCCGCTTCCATACACCATGGATAGGTATTTTGTTCATGGCCGGCTGCATAAGCCTGTTTTTCTTCGGAGGCATATATAAAGCGCCCAATCTTATTGTCTACATCCTGGCCGCTTGCTGCTCATGGCTGTTTGCCTACATCATCGCCCACCTCGACGTCATCATCCTTCGCCGCCGCTATCCGCATTTCAAGCGTCCGTACAAGGCCCCGTTTTATCCGATTCCGCAGATTATCGGCGCCCTCGGTATGGGGTACGCCATCGTGAACATTGCGCCCGTCCCCGAGATGGAAAGCACTATTTTCCGCCTTGTCGGCATTATGGTCGCCGGAACGTTCGTCTATGTAATCTTCTGGCTGCGCTTTATCGCCAAGGAGCCCATGTTCCGTCCCATGCCCATGCAGGATGCGCAAGAGGAATGGGGCCTCGTGGAAAAAGAGCTCTACCCAAACGGCATTCCGGCAACTTTTGTTATCAATCCCGGCTGCATCCCAAACTGCGGTTCGGACATCAACCCGGTTGCAGCTGTCTCAACCGACAAGTAG
- a CDS encoding P-II family nitrogen regulator produces the protein MYLIQSIIRPEKILEVAEALAAIGVYGMTKFSVVGRGKQSGLKVGDIMYKDMPKEIVQTIVDAEQKDAAVATIMKVARTGEGNHGDGRVFVIPVAEAYTIRSGDRNY, from the coding sequence ATGTATCTTATTCAGTCAATCATTCGTCCGGAAAAAATACTTGAAGTGGCCGAGGCCCTCGCTGCAATCGGCGTGTACGGCATGACCAAATTCTCGGTTGTCGGGCGTGGCAAGCAAAGCGGCCTCAAAGTCGGGGACATTATGTACAAGGATATGCCCAAGGAAATAGTCCAGACGATTGTCGACGCAGAACAGAAGGATGCCGCTGTGGCAACGATCATGAAGGTGGCGCGCACCGGAGAAGGGAACCATGGTGATGGCCGTGTATTTGTCATTCCTGTGGCCGAGGCTTACACCATCCGCTCTGGAGACCGAAACTATTAA
- a CDS encoding DUF3156 family protein, with the protein MFKSIRNRHNAANEAILGTSRLFAGLWGDVKLADNGDVHFTGLPKELQGLTATQTWQRQLLGGSMSINLCLRREISSSGHGTLRFCGGKFRHKGNSTMAHDLIDHLHADASLMTELRHLDLAALIITLSGSQATIMLTPYGGGLAFLVMPPVRYAVAFPPDQIAMTARVVTRLERIVSGQSRDRGSRMTH; encoded by the coding sequence ATGTTCAAATCAATCAGGAACCGTCATAATGCCGCTAACGAGGCCATCCTTGGGACGTCACGCCTCTTTGCCGGACTGTGGGGCGATGTCAAACTGGCCGACAATGGCGACGTACATTTTACTGGTCTACCGAAGGAGCTGCAGGGATTAACCGCAACCCAGACCTGGCAACGGCAGCTTCTTGGAGGAAGCATGTCCATCAATCTATGCCTGCGACGGGAGATTTCCTCCTCAGGGCACGGCACGCTCCGCTTTTGCGGTGGCAAGTTCCGCCACAAAGGCAACAGCACCATGGCGCACGACCTGATTGATCACCTGCACGCGGACGCGTCCCTCATGACCGAACTGCGGCATCTCGATCTGGCCGCACTGATCATCACGCTCTCCGGTAGCCAAGCGACAATCATGCTCACCCCGTACGGGGGCGGGCTGGCCTTTCTGGTGATGCCGCCCGTCCGCTACGCCGTCGCGTTTCCTCCTGATCAGATAGCCATGACAGCGAGGGTGGTCACGCGGCTGGAACGTATCGTCAGCGGACAAAGCCGCGACAGGGGCTCGCGCATGACTCACTGA